In Cygnus atratus isolate AKBS03 ecotype Queensland, Australia chromosome 5, CAtr_DNAZoo_HiC_assembly, whole genome shotgun sequence, a single window of DNA contains:
- the LYSET gene encoding lysosomal enzyme trafficking factor has product MMNFRQRMGWIGVGLYLLASAAAFYYVFEINETYNKLALEHIQQHPKEPQEGTTWTHSLKVRLLSLPFWLWTIIFLIPYLQMFLFLYSCTRADPKTVGYCIIPICLAVICNRHQTFVKASNQISRLQLIDT; this is encoded by the coding sequence ATGATGAACTTCCGCCAGAGGATGGGATGGATTGGTGTGGGGTTGTACTTGCTAGCAAGTGCTGCAGCTTTTTATTATGTCTTTGAAATCAATGAGACTTACAACAAACTAGCACTGGAGCACATTCAGCAACATCCCAAGGAACCACAGGAAGGAACCACATGGACGCACTCCTTAAAAGTACGACTGCTATCCTTGCCTTTTTGGCTGTGGACTATAATCTTTTTAATACCATATTTACAGATGTTCTTGTTCCTCTATTCCTGTACAAGAGCTGACCCCAAAACTGTTGGCTATTGCATCATTCCTATCTGCTTGGCTGTTATTTGCAATCGTCATCAAACATTTGTGAAGGCCTCTAATCAGATCAGTAGATTACAGCTGATTGACACTTAA